The Pectinophora gossypiella chromosome 15, ilPecGoss1.1, whole genome shotgun sequence genome has a window encoding:
- the LOC126373086 gene encoding hormone-sensitive lipase isoform X1 codes for MKFKLLSRGFRVGARGLSKIMSFTESPARASLCCEESGEGAPPSYAMYEALKDSCQNNATYFQPDDSENGQRLYQGFMTLIDHIDTVWPLVDHVRKVAPLYDFDSKSPGNGYRSFVSVVDSCVLHGLKLSRQVCTGRDALLFRKGYFVKEVESCGQLLASLGTCLHHLHTLLSWAPPGDLFPSEPHSPEELFSQADTINQYCFYGRCLGFQFLPSMRGILKGISICMAGFSEAYYSHGNLISSVWTGGQYLIDPEMRARRIVNISQSASVEFCKAFWFLAESEIMKRVPSLMSSTVAVNKLITIPPEPITVTTKEGKETTILPPTVHIGLQGLNVRLISVNKRAGMSGEGSSTLPPSDGILFHCHGGGFVAQSSKSHETYLREWAAKLNVPILSIDYSLAPQAPFPRALEEVFYAYCWLLNNFKEMGTTGKRIVFAGDSAGANLIAGCTLKILSHGLRPPEGLFMAYAPLLISFIPSPARLLCLMDPLLPFGFMMRCLKAYASPNTRPKGQDDKTALKETGASNATTPLDSNGFLKISPSQEGISEGPSSFEEVSPSDLAELQAHKSGSERRKSSDTTISAASLQSEHTATGNTPPEDRSQQVVSDFLERYVLDSDTDSEGRRIPIIKPNAYVLKSDSHKENESESTCTLVGEPPLVVDEDDYKEKKRIKTSQSFVSRISEAATGIMGAMSSRLAYITGSNSINRTTQEEMAVRSNLDALIARSPSDEFIFSVPRDPLLSPYWADDNLLRRFPPVRILTVHLDPCLDDCVMFAKKLKGLGNTVGIDVLEGLPHGFLNFSLMAKEANEGSKLCVERIKQLMDLENTPPIENNHL; via the exons ATGAAGTTTAAATTGTTGAGCCGCGGGTTTCGTGTTGGTGCGAGGGGTCTGTCAAAGATTATGTCGTTTACGGAGTCACCCGCGCGAGCTTCTCTGTGCTGTGAGGAGTCAGGAGAAGGCGCGCCTCCGAGTTATGCGATGTATGAGGCTCTGAAAGACTCATGCCAGAACAACGCAACATACTTCCAGCCGGATGATAGTGAGAATGGCCAGCGGTTGTACCAAGGCTTCATGACTCTCATAGACCACATTGACACAGTGTGGCCTTTAGTGGATCATGTTAGGaag GTCGCACCACTATACGATTTTGACTCAAAATCACCTGGAAATGGCTACCGAAGCTTCGTCTCCGTAGTGGATTCCTGTGTGCTGCACGGACTTAAACTCAGCAGACAAGTGTGTACAGGGAGAGATGCTCTACTCTTCCGTAAAGGATACTTTGTCAA AGAGGTGGAGTCGTGCGGGCAGCTGTTGGCGTCGCTGGGCACATGCCTGCACCACCTTCACACGCTGCTCTCGTGGGCGCCCCCCGGCGACCTCTTCCCCTCAGAGCCACACTCCCCAGAAGAACTGTTCTCACAGGCCGACACTATCAACCAGTACTGCTTCTATGGACGGTGCCTTGGGTTCCAG TTCTTACCGTCAATGCGAGGCATACTGAAAGGCATATCGATATGCATGGCCGGGTTCTCAGAGGCGTACTACAGTCACGGGAACCTGATCAGTTCCGTGTGGACCGGGGGTCAGTACCTTATTGACCCAGAGATGAGGGCGCGGAGGATCGTGAACATATCGCAGTCGGCCAGCGTAGAGTTCTGCAAGGCGTTCTGGTTCTTAGCTGAAAGTG AAATAATGAAACGGGTTCCAAGTTTGATGTCTTCGACGGTGGCCGTGAACAAGTTGATCACAATCCCACCAGAACCTATCACTGTCACCACTAAGGAGGGAAAAGAGACCACCATCCTACCACCCACTGTGCATATAGGGCTGCAAGGGTTGAACGTTCGACTCATCAGTGTCAATAAACGGGCTGGTATG TCGGGCGAAGGCTCATCTACGCTTCCACCGTCAGACGGCATACTGTTCCATTGCCACGGCGGAGGGTTCGTGGCACAAAGCTCTAAGTCTCACGAGACGTATCTTCGAGAGTGGGCAGCTAAGCTGAACGTACCCATATTGTCAATAGACTATAGCTTAGCGCCACAAGCGCCCTTCCCGAGGGCGCTAGAAGAGGTATTCTACGCGTACTGTTGGCTGTTGAATAATTTTAAGGAGATGGGCACCACTG GTAAAAGAATAGTATTCGCGGGCGATTCAGCGGGCGCGAACTTGATAGCGGGATGTACGTTGAAGATATTATCGCACGGACTCCGGCCCCCCGAGGGCCTGTTCATGGCATACGCCCCGTTGTTGATCAGCTTCATACCGAGCCCGGCGAGGTTGCTCTGCCTCATGGATCCCTTGCTGCCTTTCGGGTTCATGATGAGATGCTTAAAAG CATACGCGAGTCCAAACACAAGGCCGAAGGGCCAGGACGATAAGACGGCGCTCAAAGAAACTGGCGCTTCCAACGCGACCACGCCGCTGGATAGCAACGGATTCCTCAAGATCAGCCCCTCGCAAG AGGGAATCAGCGAAGGTCCATCGTCGTTCGAGGAAGTGTCGCCGTCAGACTTGGCTGAGCTTCAAGCGCACAAATCTGGCAGCGAGCGCAGAAAGTCTTCCGATACCACTATAAGCGCCGCTTCTTTGCAGAGTGAACATACCGCTACTG GTAACACGCCACCAGAAGACAGGTCGCAGCAAGTGGTGTCAGATTTCCTCGAGCGCTACGTACTCGACTCGGACACGGACTCCGAAGGCCGACGCATTCCGATCATAAAGCCGAACGCCTACGTCTTGAAGTCCGATAgtcataa GGAGAATGAATCTGAAAGTACGTGCACTTTAGTGGGCGAACCGCCCCTGGTTGTGGATGAAGACgattacaaagagaaaaaaagaataaaaactaG CCAATCTTTTGTTTCTAGGATAAGCGAAGCCGCGACGGGTATTATGGGAGCAATGTCCTCACGATTGGCGTACATAACCGGATCCAACTCTATCAACAGGACGACTCAAGAGGA AATGGCCGTCCGGTCGAATCTAGACGCTCTGATAGCGCGGAGTCCTTCCGATGAGTTCATATTCTCCGTGCCTCGCGATCCGCTGCTGTCGCCGTATTGGGCTGACGACAATCTGCTCAGGAGATTCCCGCCGGTTAGGATACTG ACGGTGCATTTAGACCCGTGCCTGGATGACTGCGTGATGTTCGCGAAGAAGCTCAAAGGACTCGGAAACACGGTCGGCATCGACGTGCTGGAAGGTCTACCGCACGGGTTCCTCAACTTCTCCCTG ATGGCCAAAGAAGCCAACGAGGGCTCCAAATTATGCGTGGAGAGGATCAAGCAACTGATGGATTTGGAAAACACACCGCCCATCGAGAACAACCACTTATGA
- the LOC126373086 gene encoding hormone-sensitive lipase isoform X2, whose product MKFKLLSRGFRVGARGLSKIMSFTESPARASLCCEESGEGAPPSYAMYEALKDSCQNNATYFQPDDSENGQRLYQGFMTLIDHIDTVWPLVDHVRKVAPLYDFDSKSPGNGYRSFVSVVDSCVLHGLKLSRQVCTGRDALLFRKGYFVKEVESCGQLLASLGTCLHHLHTLLSWAPPGDLFPSEPHSPEELFSQADTINQYCFYGRCLGFQFLPSMRGILKGISICMAGFSEAYYSHGNLISSVWTGGQYLIDPEMRARRIVNISQSASVEFCKAFWFLAESEIMKRVPSLMSSTVAVNKLITIPPEPITVTTKEGKETTILPPTVHIGLQGLNVRLISVNKRAGMSGEGSSTLPPSDGILFHCHGGGFVAQSSKSHETYLREWAAKLNVPILSIDYSLAPQAPFPRALEEVFYAYCWLLNNFKEMGTTGKRIVFAGDSAGANLIAGCTLKILSHGLRPPEGLFMAYAPLLISFIPSPARLLCLMDPLLPFGFMMRCLKAYASPNTRPKGQDDKTALKETGASNATTPLDSNGFLKISPSQEGISEGPSSFEEVSPSDLAELQAHKSGSERRKSSDTTISAASLQSEHTATGNTPPEDRSQQVVSDFLERYVLDSDTDSEGRRIPIIKPNAYVLKSDSHKENESESTCTLVGEPPLVVDEDDYKEKKRIKTRISEAATGIMGAMSSRLAYITGSNSINRTTQEEMAVRSNLDALIARSPSDEFIFSVPRDPLLSPYWADDNLLRRFPPVRILTVHLDPCLDDCVMFAKKLKGLGNTVGIDVLEGLPHGFLNFSLMAKEANEGSKLCVERIKQLMDLENTPPIENNHL is encoded by the exons ATGAAGTTTAAATTGTTGAGCCGCGGGTTTCGTGTTGGTGCGAGGGGTCTGTCAAAGATTATGTCGTTTACGGAGTCACCCGCGCGAGCTTCTCTGTGCTGTGAGGAGTCAGGAGAAGGCGCGCCTCCGAGTTATGCGATGTATGAGGCTCTGAAAGACTCATGCCAGAACAACGCAACATACTTCCAGCCGGATGATAGTGAGAATGGCCAGCGGTTGTACCAAGGCTTCATGACTCTCATAGACCACATTGACACAGTGTGGCCTTTAGTGGATCATGTTAGGaag GTCGCACCACTATACGATTTTGACTCAAAATCACCTGGAAATGGCTACCGAAGCTTCGTCTCCGTAGTGGATTCCTGTGTGCTGCACGGACTTAAACTCAGCAGACAAGTGTGTACAGGGAGAGATGCTCTACTCTTCCGTAAAGGATACTTTGTCAA AGAGGTGGAGTCGTGCGGGCAGCTGTTGGCGTCGCTGGGCACATGCCTGCACCACCTTCACACGCTGCTCTCGTGGGCGCCCCCCGGCGACCTCTTCCCCTCAGAGCCACACTCCCCAGAAGAACTGTTCTCACAGGCCGACACTATCAACCAGTACTGCTTCTATGGACGGTGCCTTGGGTTCCAG TTCTTACCGTCAATGCGAGGCATACTGAAAGGCATATCGATATGCATGGCCGGGTTCTCAGAGGCGTACTACAGTCACGGGAACCTGATCAGTTCCGTGTGGACCGGGGGTCAGTACCTTATTGACCCAGAGATGAGGGCGCGGAGGATCGTGAACATATCGCAGTCGGCCAGCGTAGAGTTCTGCAAGGCGTTCTGGTTCTTAGCTGAAAGTG AAATAATGAAACGGGTTCCAAGTTTGATGTCTTCGACGGTGGCCGTGAACAAGTTGATCACAATCCCACCAGAACCTATCACTGTCACCACTAAGGAGGGAAAAGAGACCACCATCCTACCACCCACTGTGCATATAGGGCTGCAAGGGTTGAACGTTCGACTCATCAGTGTCAATAAACGGGCTGGTATG TCGGGCGAAGGCTCATCTACGCTTCCACCGTCAGACGGCATACTGTTCCATTGCCACGGCGGAGGGTTCGTGGCACAAAGCTCTAAGTCTCACGAGACGTATCTTCGAGAGTGGGCAGCTAAGCTGAACGTACCCATATTGTCAATAGACTATAGCTTAGCGCCACAAGCGCCCTTCCCGAGGGCGCTAGAAGAGGTATTCTACGCGTACTGTTGGCTGTTGAATAATTTTAAGGAGATGGGCACCACTG GTAAAAGAATAGTATTCGCGGGCGATTCAGCGGGCGCGAACTTGATAGCGGGATGTACGTTGAAGATATTATCGCACGGACTCCGGCCCCCCGAGGGCCTGTTCATGGCATACGCCCCGTTGTTGATCAGCTTCATACCGAGCCCGGCGAGGTTGCTCTGCCTCATGGATCCCTTGCTGCCTTTCGGGTTCATGATGAGATGCTTAAAAG CATACGCGAGTCCAAACACAAGGCCGAAGGGCCAGGACGATAAGACGGCGCTCAAAGAAACTGGCGCTTCCAACGCGACCACGCCGCTGGATAGCAACGGATTCCTCAAGATCAGCCCCTCGCAAG AGGGAATCAGCGAAGGTCCATCGTCGTTCGAGGAAGTGTCGCCGTCAGACTTGGCTGAGCTTCAAGCGCACAAATCTGGCAGCGAGCGCAGAAAGTCTTCCGATACCACTATAAGCGCCGCTTCTTTGCAGAGTGAACATACCGCTACTG GTAACACGCCACCAGAAGACAGGTCGCAGCAAGTGGTGTCAGATTTCCTCGAGCGCTACGTACTCGACTCGGACACGGACTCCGAAGGCCGACGCATTCCGATCATAAAGCCGAACGCCTACGTCTTGAAGTCCGATAgtcataa GGAGAATGAATCTGAAAGTACGTGCACTTTAGTGGGCGAACCGCCCCTGGTTGTGGATGAAGACgattacaaagagaaaaaaagaataaaaactaG GATAAGCGAAGCCGCGACGGGTATTATGGGAGCAATGTCCTCACGATTGGCGTACATAACCGGATCCAACTCTATCAACAGGACGACTCAAGAGGA AATGGCCGTCCGGTCGAATCTAGACGCTCTGATAGCGCGGAGTCCTTCCGATGAGTTCATATTCTCCGTGCCTCGCGATCCGCTGCTGTCGCCGTATTGGGCTGACGACAATCTGCTCAGGAGATTCCCGCCGGTTAGGATACTG ACGGTGCATTTAGACCCGTGCCTGGATGACTGCGTGATGTTCGCGAAGAAGCTCAAAGGACTCGGAAACACGGTCGGCATCGACGTGCTGGAAGGTCTACCGCACGGGTTCCTCAACTTCTCCCTG ATGGCCAAAGAAGCCAACGAGGGCTCCAAATTATGCGTGGAGAGGATCAAGCAACTGATGGATTTGGAAAACACACCGCCCATCGAGAACAACCACTTATGA